A single window of Aspergillus puulaauensis MK2 DNA, chromosome 5, nearly complete sequence DNA harbors:
- the ATE1 gene encoding arginyltransferase (BUSCO:EOG092638AP;~COG:O;~EggNog:ENOG410PI52;~InterPro:IPR007471,IPR007472,IPR016181,IPR030700;~PFAM:PF04376,PF04377;~go_function: GO:0004057 - arginyltransferase activity [Evidence IEA];~go_process: GO:0016598 - protein arginylation [Evidence IEA]), which yields MEPSDPRAPIDAERARQLSLFRPLGYQRNSCGYCKSDNGSASYYASSVSVRPGHYEELVNRGWRRSGTLYYKQNLQRSCCPHYTMRLEASAYKPRRDQRKAINRWNKFVLGPDYIRRAAYLCPKSRGQKKHHKCNFDLIDAVHGVEYNNVKRPIDPKTKKPLEPAHRFEINIEGDTVSQAKFELFRKYQTKVHKEDVSKWQTKDFKRFLCSGLKRTEPNAQDGQRRLGSWHQCYRLDGKLIAVAVLDLMPTGISSVYLFYDPDYEHWEFGKLSAMREIGLSIEEGYGYYYMGYYIHSCQKMRYKGSFRPQYILDPESHNWDPLDGELTTKLNSRPYVSLSRDRKNAETGANAEAEANAEAEINDEEVSLFALHMPGVLTVEEIKNLDLGSWPLVVHGSFVHMADLVGWETMPVDEPQSIKGIVAELAATLGPAVVRDSAVALFD from the exons ATGGAACCCTCTGATCCGAGAGCACCGATTGACGCCGAACGAGCCAGGCAGTTGTCGCTGTTCCGACCCCTCG GTTACCAACGCAACTCGTGCGGATACTGTAAATCGGATAATGGGA GTGCTTCATACTACGCTAGCTCCGTCTCGGTGCGTCCAGGACACTATGAAGAACTCGTCAaccggggatggagaag GTCCGGCACCTTGTACTACAAGCAGAACCTGCAGCGGTCATGCTGTCCTCACTATACCATGAG GCTCGAAGCCTCGGCCTACAAACCAAGAAGAGATCAACGAAAGGCAATCAACCGCTGGAACAAGTTCGTCTTGGGACCTGACTACATTCGCAGAGCTGCATATCTCTGTCCGAAATCTCGGGG ACAGAAGAAGCATCACAAATGCAACTTCGATCTCATTGATGCCGTTCATGGAGTTGAGTACAATAACGTCAAGCGGCCCATTGACccaaagacaaagaaaccgTTGGAACCGGCCCATCGGTTCGAGATCAACATAGAAGGTGACACAGTTTCCCAGGCAAA ATTCGAGTTATTCCGCAAGTACCAGACGAAGGTTCACAAGGAAGATGTCTCCAAATGGCAAACAAAAGACTTCAAGCGGTTCCTTTGCTCAGGCCTTAAGCGGACCGAACCAAATGCACAAGACGGACAGCGCAGATTAGGATCCTGGCACCAATGCTACCGGCTCGACGGGAAGTTGATAGCCGTTGCTGTCCTTGACCTGATGCCCACTGGCATCAGCTCTGTTTACCTCTT CTACGACCCGGATTATGAGCATTGGGAATTCGGCAAGCTCAGCGCAATGAGAGAAATAGGTCTCTCAATCGAAGAAGGCTATGGATATTACTACATGG GATATTACATCCACTCCTGTCAAAAGATGCGCTACAAGGGCTCCTTCCGACCCCAATACATCCTAG ACCCCGAATCCCACAATTGGGACCCCCTAGACGGCGAACTAACCACAAAGCTCAATTCCCGACCCTACGTCTCGCTCTCGCGAGACCGCAAGAATGCCGAAACCGGTGCGAACGCCGAAGCTGAAGCCAATGCCGAAGCCGAGATAAACGACGAAGAGGTCTCACTCTTCGCCCTGCACATGCCGGGTGTCCTTACTGTGGAGGAAATCAAGAATCTGGATCTAGGAAGCTGGCCGTTAGTCGTTCACGGGTCATTTGTTCATATGGCT GACCTAGTTGGGTGGGAGACTATGCCGGTTGATGAGCCTCAGTCGATTAAAGGGATCGTAGCAGAGTTAGCTGCGACCCTGGGCCCTGCTGTAGTGAGGGACAGTGCGGTGGCGTTATTTGATTAA
- the cbpA gene encoding putative calcineurin binding protein (COG:S;~EggNog:ENOG410PN10;~InterPro:IPR012677,IPR035979,IPR006931;~PFAM:PF04847;~go_function: GO:0003676 - nucleic acid binding [Evidence IEA];~go_process: GO:0019722 - calcium-mediated signaling [Evidence IEA]), with amino-acid sequence MTGTLSPQSVPSSPSFQANRSARSSSHKPSLSIDLSSLPPLSQPSPPTNTLLITDLNDLYLFQPSSLSTIRAQIESIAPLNSFSPLPSFRRIVCSFRNEDDAIRVRKLLDRESLLNREVRTKIYFGEPTPLLETDETGTGIKHKLLEAPQVDKLFFISPPPSPPHGWVMRTEDPPNKEVHASDLAQALAMLKTEQSSTATPAVGNIYSTGSSQQQTDPDTPMSLSSDKRTGSWPLSQQRSRSSTLIYNPGEHGGSPNLPAVMVEDTTADPDDMDVEMSPLDMPKQTPPFKTSRPPVELMI; translated from the coding sequence ATGACAGGCACGCTATCCCCGCAATCTGTcccttcatcgccttctttccaggcCAACCGCTCCgcgcgctcctcctcccacaaACCGTCTCTCTCTATCGACCTCTCCAGCCTCCCACCGCTCTCtcagccatcaccaccaaccaacacCCTCCTGATCACCGACCTCAACGACCTCTACCTCTTCCAACCTTCGTCTCTCTCCACCATCCGCGCACAAATTGAGTCTATCGCGCCCCTCAACTCCTTTTCCCCGCTTCCCTCGTTCCGCCGTATCGTCTGCTCCTTTAGaaacgaagacgatgcaATCCGCGTCCGCAAGCTCCTTGACCGCGAAAGCCTCCTTAACCGGGAAGTCCGCACAAAGATCTACTTCGGCGAGCCAACGCCTCTTCTAGAAACCGACGAGACTGGCACCGGCATCAAGCACAAGCTCCTCGAGGCCCCCCAGGTTGAcaagctcttcttcatcagcccGCCGCCCTCGCCACCCCACGGATGGGTTATGCGCACAGAGGACCCCCCGAACAAGGAAGTCCACGCTAGCGATCTCGCCCAGGCCCTCGCGATGCTGAAGACCGAGCAGTCGTCAACCGCAACTCCCGCCGTTGGCAACATCTACTCCACCGGCTCGTCCCAACAGCAGACTGACCCGGATACCCCAATGTCTCTCTCATCCGATAAGCGAACTGGAAGCTGGCCTCTGTCTCAGCAgcggagcaggagcagcaccCTCATTTACAACCCCGGGGAGCACGGTGGTAGCCCAAATCTCCCTGCCGTCATGGTCGAAGATACAACAGCCGACCCAGATGACATGGACGTGGAGATGAGCCCTCTTGATATGCCGAAGCAGACACCACCTTTTAAGACTTCTCGTCCTCCCGTCGAGCTGATGATCTAA
- the grpE gene encoding mitochondrial nucleotide exchange factor MGE1 (BUSCO:EOG09264IDN;~COG:O;~EggNog:ENOG410PMR5;~InterPro:IPR013805,IPR009012,IPR000740;~PFAM:PF01025;~go_function: GO:0000774 - adenyl-nucleotide exchange factor activity [Evidence IEA];~go_function: GO:0042803 - protein homodimerization activity [Evidence IEA];~go_function: GO:0051087 - chaperone binding [Evidence IEA];~go_process: GO:0006457 - protein folding [Evidence IEA]), with protein MFKRTLLRQAQASRSLLSVRSASTTPLAVRRISQAQPQLLRPFAGFPTARCYSTENGDKDKKENGAESEAAEDPVTKELEEKRKEVVDLKDKYVRSVADFLNLQERTKRDMENARNFAIQRFAVDLLESIDNFDRALLAVPSDKLSATKTEENKDLLDLVDGLKMTQHILMNTLQKHGLQRFDPADLTEDGKAQKFNPNIHEATFMTKAEGKEDGDIIHAQTKGFTLNGRILRAAKVGVVKNN; from the exons ATGTTCAAGCGAACCCTCCTCAGACAAGCTCAGGCCTCTCGGTCTTTGCTCTCCGTCCGCTCCGCGTCCACAACGCCGCTGGCCGTCCGTCGGATATCGCAGGCCCAACCAcagctcctccgcccctTCGCTGGTTTCCCTACTGCGCGGTGCTACTCTACAGAGAATGGCGACAAGGATAAGAAGGAAAATGGGGCAGAATCAGAGGCTGCCGAGGACCCGGTCACCAAGGAATTAGAAGAGAAGCGCAAAGAGGTCGTTGATCTCAAG GACAAATATGTCCGATCCGTTGCagacttcctcaacctccagGAACGCACCAAGCGGGATATGGAGAACGCACGCAACTTCGCAATCCAACGGTTCGCCGTCGACCTTCTTGAAAGTATTGACAACTTCGACCGTGCTCTCCTTGCCGTCCCATCGGATAAGCTCTCCGCCACCAAGACCGAAGAGAACAAGGATCTCCTAGATCTCGTCGATGGTCTTAAGATGACCCAGCATATCCTGATGAACACTCTACAGAAGCACGGCCTGCAAAGATTTGACCCTGCTGATCTCACTGAGGATGGCAAAGCCCAGAAGTTCAACCCTAATATTCATGAGGCCACATTCATGACCAAGGCTgagggcaaggaagacgGCGACATCATTCACGCTCAAACCAAGGGTTTCACGCTGAATGGCCGTATCCTAAGA GCTGCCAAGGTTGGTGTTGTGAAGAACAACTAA
- a CDS encoding NUDIX hydrolase (BUSCO:EOG09265BJ3;~COG:T;~EggNog:ENOG410PPGG;~InterPro:IPR015797,IPR000086;~PFAM:PF00293;~go_function: GO:0016787 - hydrolase activity [Evidence IEA]), whose translation MVDQVRSMESRVGRKNQRYGSKGERLVAGVVPLSKDKSLVLMIQSAGRGGWVLPKGGWETDEGSAQQAACREAWEEAGVVCTVVRDLGLISDMRPSTLLTTNAPRASYQFFEVTVDREEDRWPEMHKRRRQWVNYSQAATALASRPELLEALNRSSVKR comes from the exons ATGGTGGACCAGGTCCGTTCAATGGAGTCCCGTGTAGGACGGAAAAACCAAC GATACGGCTCGAAAGGCGAACGGCTAGTAGCCGGTGTCGTCCCCCTATCAAAGGACAAAAGCTTGGTGCTGATGATCCAGTCTGCTGGACGAGGTGGCTGGGTACTTCCGAAAGGCGGATGGGAAACCGACGAAGGAAGTGCCCAGCAAGCGGCTTGTAGAGAAGCCTGGGAAGAAGCCGGTGTCGTGTGCACCGTCGTCAGGGATCTGGGACTGATCTCTGACATGCGTCCATCGACATTGTTGACGACTAACGCACCAAGAGCTTCATATCAGTTCTTCGAGGTCACCGTGGATCGGGAGGAGGACCGGTGGCCCGAAATGCACAAGCGGAGACGGCAGTGGGTGAATTACTCACAGGCTGCAACCGCTTTAGCAAGCCGTCCAGAACTTCTAGA